One Thermodesulfobacteriota bacterium genomic region harbors:
- a CDS encoding cache domain-containing protein, which produces MVQSVSRWFADRPIRHKLFLVYAGAFSALLAAGAAAAYSLVRTSLEERIEAELRESTSAILQLVKTSVRGTIRNYLRAVAERNLELVAYFHGRYLSGELTEAEARQGAAAAMLAQTIGKTGYVCTLDSAGVMLIHPDPQLVSRNLSEYAFVQDLSARRAGYLEYAWQNPWEDAPRGKATYMAHFAPWDWIILASAYRDEFAELVRPEDFRDAVLSLRFGRTGYALVLDAEGNLVLHPTIEGENILDQPDLPPDFFQEMRRSLAGRSTYSWRNPGESAPREKVVIYDTIPETGWIVASSGYMDEVYAPLRTVRNLFLAAALGSLLLMLPLTLRLSASIASPLRELMDRFSRGATGDFSVRAAPRGRDEVGQLAAYFNTFMERLEAYGSSLRAEIAERRQAEKALRLSEEMFSKAFRSSPSGMALLTLKDRRFLDVNDAFLRLTGRSREEILGRAPGELGLLADPGEEEEALRDLEARGHLLARELGFFARSGERRLGMVSAEVIEIWDEPCALAAIQDVTEWRRLERDVIETGDRERTRIGQELHDDLAPHLIGIDALGMILQRKLPPSGEEAKYAAEIRELIGEAIAKTRALARGLCPVHLVESGIGVALEELASGTEAIHGVACDLRAGGDLRLADPSVATQLYYIAREAVHNAVKHARAGRITVELSQEEGRVRLRVADDGRGVDGAARGQGMGLRIMEYRARTIGAALVLASRPGEGTSVTVTLPEQGPAAREEER; this is translated from the coding sequence ATGGTCCAGAGCGTGTCCCGCTGGTTCGCCGACCGGCCGATCCGCCACAAGCTCTTCCTGGTCTACGCCGGGGCCTTTTCCGCCCTGCTCGCGGCGGGGGCCGCGGCGGCGTATTCCCTCGTGCGCACGTCCCTCGAAGAGCGCATCGAGGCGGAGCTGCGGGAGTCCACGTCCGCCATCCTCCAGTTGGTGAAGACCTCGGTGCGCGGCACGATTCGCAACTACCTGCGGGCCGTGGCCGAGCGCAACCTGGAGCTGGTGGCCTACTTCCACGGCCGCTACCTGAGCGGTGAGCTCACCGAGGCCGAGGCGCGTCAGGGTGCGGCGGCGGCCATGCTCGCCCAGACCATCGGCAAGACCGGGTACGTGTGTACCCTGGACAGCGCCGGGGTGATGCTGATCCACCCGGACCCGCAGCTCGTGTCGCGCAACCTCTCGGAGTACGCCTTCGTGCAGGACCTGAGCGCGCGCCGCGCCGGATACCTGGAGTACGCGTGGCAAAACCCCTGGGAGGACGCCCCCCGGGGCAAGGCCACCTACATGGCCCATTTCGCGCCCTGGGACTGGATCATCCTGGCGTCGGCCTATCGGGACGAGTTTGCCGAGCTGGTGCGCCCCGAGGACTTTCGCGACGCCGTGCTCTCCCTGAGGTTCGGGCGGACCGGGTACGCGCTGGTCCTCGACGCCGAGGGCAACCTGGTGCTCCACCCCACCATCGAGGGGGAGAACATCCTCGACCAGCCGGACCTGCCCCCCGACTTCTTCCAGGAGATGCGCCGGTCGCTGGCCGGAAGGTCCACATACTCCTGGCGAAACCCCGGCGAGTCCGCGCCCCGCGAGAAGGTCGTGATCTACGACACCATCCCCGAGACCGGGTGGATCGTGGCTTCGTCGGGCTACATGGACGAGGTGTACGCGCCGCTGCGCACGGTGAGAAATCTATTCCTCGCAGCTGCCCTGGGTTCGCTCTTGCTCATGCTGCCCCTGACGCTTCGCCTGAGCGCCTCCATCGCGAGCCCGCTCCGGGAGCTCATGGACCGCTTCTCCCGGGGGGCCACGGGGGACTTCAGCGTCCGCGCCGCCCCGCGCGGGCGAGACGAGGTGGGCCAGCTCGCGGCCTACTTCAACACCTTCATGGAGCGCCTCGAGGCCTACGGGTCGAGCCTGCGGGCCGAGATCGCGGAGCGCCGGCAGGCGGAGAAGGCCCTGCGGCTCTCGGAGGAGATGTTCTCCAAGGCGTTTCGCTCCAGCCCCAGCGGCATGGCCTTGCTGACGCTCAAGGATCGGCGGTTTCTGGACGTGAACGACGCGTTCCTGCGGCTCACCGGGCGCAGCCGGGAGGAGATCCTGGGGCGGGCCCCGGGCGAGCTCGGCCTCCTGGCAGACCCCGGCGAAGAGGAGGAGGCGCTTCGGGACCTGGAGGCGCGCGGGCACCTGCTGGCCCGGGAGCTCGGGTTCTTCGCCCGCTCGGGGGAGCGTCGCCTGGGAATGGTCTCGGCCGAGGTCATCGAGATCTGGGACGAGCCCTGCGCCCTCGCGGCCATCCAGGACGTGACGGAGTGGCGGCGCCTGGAGCGGGACGTGATCGAGACCGGCGATCGGGAGCGCACCCGGATCGGCCAGGAGCTCCACGACGATCTCGCGCCCCACCTGATCGGGATCGACGCCCTGGGGATGATCCTGCAACGCAAGCTTCCCCCTTCCGGGGAAGAGGCCAAGTACGCCGCCGAGATCCGGGAGCTCATCGGGGAGGCGATCGCGAAGACCCGTGCCCTGGCCCGGGGGCTGTGCCCGGTGCACCTGGTGGAGAGCGGGATCGGCGTGGCACTGGAGGAGCTGGCCTCCGGCACCGAGGCCATCCACGGCGTGGCCTGCGATTTGCGCGCCGGGGGGGACCTGCGCCTGGCCGACCCCTCGGTGGCGACCCAGCTCTACTACATCGCGCGCGAAGCGGTCCACAACGCGGTCAAGCACGCCCGGGCGGGGCGAATCACCGTGGAGCTCTCCCAGGAGGAGGGCAGGGTACGCCTGCGGGTGGCGGACGACGGCCGAGGCGTGGACGGCGCTGCCCGGGGGCAGGGCATGGGCTTGCGGATCATGGAGTACCGGGCGCGCACCATCGGCGCGGCGCTGGTGCTTGCGAGCCGCCCGGGCGAGGGAACTTCGGTGACGGTCACCTTGCCCGAACAGGGCCCGGCGGCACGGGAGGAGGAGCGATGA
- the cls gene encoding cardiolipin synthase — MSALEIWGLVVQYLGNVVSVVLVLAILSGRKEARATLGWVLLVVFLPYFGAVAYLVFGRRMPIRLPAGLPELPVCPLPPEGLPEPMERTAKLTALAPARCRNLELLPGAAEKYRRLEADIAAAEKRVYLCYYVFRRDPTGRRILEALARKASEGVDVRLLYDGWGGFGLELPGFLTPYRQRGLQARAFHPVTDPLQMSRINFRNHRKVVVIDGTVGYTGSTNVGDEYLGLHPRFGSWKDVHLRLEGAAASVLEQVFREDWHIATGEVLPPSPPPADPGDTWVQVIPSGPNQRHDSLLPLLFAQFAAARESLDLLTPYLVPDYGLVAALRIAARQGVRVRIIVPGRSNHPMVAAAGRSYYDELLEGGVALYETPQGMLHAKGVLVDGRWAMVGSANLDNRSFHLNFELNLATSDPAFCGALGRLVESWVGESVPVTAEELGRRSLPRRLLEGACRTLSPVL; from the coding sequence ATGAGCGCGCTGGAGATCTGGGGACTCGTCGTCCAGTACCTGGGCAACGTGGTCTCGGTGGTGCTGGTGCTCGCCATCCTCTCGGGGCGCAAGGAGGCCAGGGCGACCCTGGGGTGGGTGCTCCTGGTGGTGTTCCTCCCCTATTTCGGGGCGGTGGCCTACCTGGTGTTCGGGCGCCGCATGCCCATCCGCCTCCCCGCCGGCCTTCCCGAGCTGCCGGTGTGTCCCCTGCCCCCGGAGGGGCTCCCCGAGCCCATGGAGCGCACGGCCAAGCTCACCGCCCTGGCCCCGGCCCGGTGCCGGAACCTGGAGCTCCTGCCCGGCGCCGCGGAGAAGTACCGGCGCCTGGAGGCCGACATCGCCGCCGCGGAGAAGCGGGTGTACCTGTGCTACTACGTCTTCCGCCGCGACCCCACGGGCCGCCGGATCTTGGAGGCGCTGGCGCGCAAGGCGTCGGAGGGGGTGGACGTGCGCCTCCTCTACGACGGGTGGGGGGGCTTCGGCCTGGAGCTCCCCGGGTTCCTCACCCCCTACCGGCAGCGGGGCTTGCAGGCGCGGGCGTTTCATCCCGTGACGGATCCCCTCCAGATGTCCCGCATCAACTTTCGCAACCACCGCAAGGTGGTGGTCATCGACGGCACCGTGGGGTACACGGGGTCGACCAACGTGGGAGACGAGTACCTGGGTCTCCACCCGCGCTTCGGCTCCTGGAAGGACGTGCACCTGCGGCTCGAGGGGGCGGCCGCGTCCGTCCTGGAACAGGTCTTTCGGGAGGACTGGCACATCGCCACCGGGGAGGTCCTGCCGCCGAGCCCGCCCCCCGCGGACCCGGGGGATACCTGGGTCCAGGTGATCCCCTCGGGGCCCAACCAGCGCCACGACAGCCTGCTGCCGCTCCTCTTCGCCCAGTTCGCCGCGGCCCGGGAGAGCCTGGACCTGCTCACCCCGTACCTGGTGCCCGACTACGGGCTGGTCGCGGCTCTGCGCATCGCCGCACGCCAGGGGGTGCGGGTGCGGATCATCGTGCCGGGCCGGAGCAACCACCCCATGGTGGCCGCCGCCGGGCGATCGTACTACGATGAGCTCCTGGAAGGCGGGGTGGCGCTCTACGAGACCCCCCAGGGGATGCTCCACGCCAAGGGCGTGCTGGTGGACGGCCGCTGGGCCATGGTGGGCTCGGCGAACCTGGACAACCGCTCCTTCCACCTGAACTTCGAGCTCAACCTGGCCACCTCGGACCCGGCCTTCTGCGGGGCCCTGGGGCGCCTGGTGGAGAGCTGGGTGGGGGAGTCGGTTCCCGTCACCGCCGAGGAGCTGGGGCGGCGCTCCCTGCCGCGCCGGCTGCTCGAAGGGGCGTGCCGCACCCTCTCTCCCGTGCTGTAA
- a CDS encoding DsbC family protein, whose translation MVRLATAAAAACLVLAAGAPAALAFPGGTGEAPNCATCHKLTLDEARQVLAPLVDGVLAVRPSRVPGFWDVDVEKQGRKIPVSLDVGLRYLVTGEVIDIRTMESLTRDRMIGLNRVDASLIPLDDAIVIGDPKAPVKIVVFDDPECPFCQKIHPEMKAAVAQRPDVAFFIKMLPLKMHPDAARKSRSIICARSAQMLEDSLAGKPIPDPTCETDQVEKNEALAQRLGIGSTPTLVYPDGRVVPGYRTADKILALVDEAKPQSAGKAQK comes from the coding sequence ATGGTCCGTCTCGCAACCGCCGCCGCAGCCGCGTGCCTCGTCCTGGCCGCGGGAGCTCCCGCCGCCCTGGCCTTTCCCGGGGGAACCGGCGAGGCCCCCAACTGCGCCACCTGCCACAAGCTCACCCTCGACGAGGCGCGGCAGGTCCTCGCGCCCCTGGTGGACGGGGTGCTGGCCGTGCGCCCGAGCCGGGTGCCGGGCTTCTGGGACGTGGACGTGGAGAAGCAGGGGAGGAAGATCCCGGTTTCCCTCGACGTGGGGCTGCGCTACCTGGTCACGGGGGAGGTCATCGACATCCGCACGATGGAGAGCCTGACCCGGGACCGGATGATCGGCCTCAACCGCGTCGACGCCTCCCTGATTCCCCTGGACGACGCCATCGTCATCGGCGACCCCAAGGCCCCAGTGAAGATCGTGGTGTTCGACGACCCGGAGTGCCCCTTCTGCCAGAAGATCCACCCCGAGATGAAGGCCGCTGTGGCCCAGCGCCCCGACGTGGCGTTCTTCATCAAGATGCTGCCCCTCAAGATGCACCCCGACGCCGCCCGCAAGTCGCGCTCGATCATTTGCGCCAGGTCGGCCCAGATGCTCGAGGACAGCCTGGCCGGCAAGCCCATTCCCGACCCTACCTGCGAGACCGACCAGGTGGAGAAGAACGAGGCCTTGGCGCAGCGCCTGGGCATCGGCTCGACCCCCACCCTGGTCTACCCCGACGGCCGCGTGGTGCCCGGGTACCGGACGGCGGACAAGATTCTGGCCCTGGTGGACGAGGCCAAGCCCCAGAGTGCCGGGAAGGCGCAGAAGTAG
- a CDS encoding DUF4197 domain-containing protein gives MNRFLRVLPGLLAVAVVGTLAPATGARAGFWDSVKQVMGTLGGQPGGAPGVSALGSEQVAAGVREALRIGAERAVGLASRTGGFLDNPDIRIPLPERLRTAGRTLRTLGMGAQVEAFEETLNRAAERAAGKSLPIFGEAVAALTFDDVNRIWKGEDTAATEYLDRTTRPRLAAEFQPVVHAAAQEVGVTQAYQRLTGRPEVAALVAGTDLDLDHYVTTRALDGVFALLAAEEKKIRTDPLARTTDLLRTVFSQ, from the coding sequence ATGAACCGATTCTTGCGCGTTCTCCCAGGGCTGCTGGCGGTTGCGGTCGTCGGGACCCTCGCTCCCGCCACCGGGGCTCGGGCAGGGTTCTGGGACAGCGTGAAGCAGGTGATGGGGACCCTGGGGGGGCAGCCCGGGGGCGCGCCGGGGGTCTCGGCCCTGGGTTCGGAGCAGGTGGCCGCGGGGGTGCGGGAGGCGCTCCGGATCGGGGCCGAGCGGGCCGTGGGCCTGGCGTCGCGGACCGGGGGGTTCCTGGATAACCCGGACATCCGCATCCCCCTTCCGGAGCGGCTGCGCACCGCCGGAAGGACGCTGCGCACTTTGGGGATGGGGGCCCAGGTGGAGGCCTTCGAGGAGACCCTGAACCGCGCGGCGGAGCGGGCCGCCGGAAAGTCCCTGCCGATCTTCGGCGAAGCGGTGGCCGCGCTCACCTTCGACGACGTGAACCGCATCTGGAAGGGCGAAGACACGGCGGCCACCGAGTACCTGGACCGGACGACCCGCCCGCGCCTGGCCGCCGAGTTTCAGCCCGTGGTGCACGCCGCCGCCCAGGAGGTGGGGGTGACCCAGGCCTACCAGCGCCTCACGGGCCGGCCCGAGGTGGCGGCCCTGGTGGCCGGCACCGACCTGGACCTCGACCACTACGTGACCACCCGGGCCCTCGACGGGGTCTTCGCGCTCCTGGCTGCCGAGGAGAAGAAGATCCGTACCGACCCCCTGGCCCGGACCACGGACCTGCTTCGAACCGTGTTCTCACAGTAG
- a CDS encoding response regulator transcription factor: MNARRVFLVEDHPVFRRGLREIIGQEPDLEVCGEAEDVAQAAAAIAKCLPDLVIVDISLHGRSGLDLIRELRERHPGLTVLVVSMYDESLYAERALTAGALGYVMKQEAPESIVRAARSVLEGRPHLSERLTAALIGKFVGAGVAGEKAPHERLSDRELEVLQLIGQGLTTGEIAARLAISVKTVGTHREKLKEKLNLKTATELNRYATLWYSKGQSKDEAPG, encoded by the coding sequence ATGAACGCGCGGCGCGTCTTCCTGGTGGAGGACCACCCGGTGTTTCGGCGAGGCCTCCGGGAGATCATCGGGCAGGAGCCGGACCTCGAAGTGTGCGGGGAAGCCGAGGACGTGGCCCAGGCGGCCGCCGCCATCGCCAAGTGCCTCCCGGACCTGGTGATCGTCGACATCTCGCTCCACGGCCGAAGCGGCCTGGACCTCATCCGGGAGCTTCGGGAGCGCCACCCGGGGCTCACCGTGCTCGTGGTGTCCATGTACGACGAGTCCCTCTACGCCGAGCGGGCCCTCACCGCTGGCGCCCTGGGCTACGTGATGAAGCAGGAGGCGCCCGAGTCCATCGTCCGCGCAGCGCGCTCCGTGCTCGAAGGGCGCCCCCACCTGAGCGAGCGGCTCACCGCCGCGCTGATCGGCAAGTTCGTGGGCGCCGGCGTCGCGGGGGAAAAGGCCCCCCACGAGCGGCTCTCGGACCGGGAGCTCGAGGTGCTCCAGCTCATCGGGCAGGGCCTCACCACCGGAGAGATCGCCGCCCGCCTCGCCATCAGCGTCAAGACCGTGGGCACCCACCGGGAGAAGCTAAAGGAAAAGCTCAACTTAAAGACCGCCACCGAGCTCAACCGCTACGCCACCCTCTGGTACAGCAAGGGGCAGAGCAAGGACGAAGCCCCAGGCTAG
- a CDS encoding acyl-CoA dehydrogenase family protein: MKFEHADKVERLRTRLARFMDEHVYSAEEACRGYVERGNDPWSVPPVIDELKAKAQAQGLWNLFLADSDHGPGLTNLEYAPLAEIMGRSLIGPEIFNCNAPDTGNMEVLARFGTAEQKEQWLEPLLAGKIRSGFAMTEPAVASSDATNIQASIVRDGDEYVINGHKWWTSGGNDPRCRILIVMGKTDPSAPPYRQQSQILVPIDAPGVRVVRALKVFGADHAPHGHAEILLTQVRVPATNRIGEEGQGFEIAQARLGPGRIHHCMRLIGCAQRALEMMCRRVESRVAFGKKLSEQGSIREDIARSACEIEQARLLTLRAAARMDQCSYKAARDLIAMIKIVAPLMAQQVIDRAIQAHGGAGLCQDLFLAGAFGYARYCRIADGPDQVHMMSLGKQLIRRYAQPGERP; the protein is encoded by the coding sequence ATGAAGTTCGAGCATGCCGACAAGGTGGAGAGACTGCGGACCCGCCTCGCCCGGTTCATGGACGAGCACGTCTATTCCGCGGAGGAGGCTTGTCGGGGCTACGTGGAGCGGGGCAACGACCCCTGGTCGGTCCCGCCTGTGATCGACGAGCTCAAGGCCAAGGCGCAGGCGCAGGGGCTCTGGAACCTCTTTCTGGCCGACTCCGACCACGGCCCCGGGCTCACCAACCTCGAGTACGCCCCCCTGGCGGAGATCATGGGCCGGTCCCTGATCGGCCCGGAGATCTTCAACTGCAACGCACCCGACACGGGAAACATGGAGGTGTTGGCCCGCTTCGGCACCGCCGAGCAGAAGGAGCAGTGGCTGGAGCCCCTGCTGGCCGGGAAGATCCGCTCCGGGTTCGCCATGACCGAGCCCGCGGTGGCCTCGAGCGACGCAACCAACATTCAGGCCTCGATCGTCCGGGACGGCGACGAGTATGTCATCAACGGCCACAAGTGGTGGACGAGCGGCGGCAATGACCCCCGCTGCCGGATTCTGATCGTCATGGGCAAGACGGACCCGAGCGCCCCCCCCTATCGGCAGCAGTCCCAGATCCTGGTTCCCATCGACGCCCCGGGGGTCCGGGTGGTCCGGGCGCTGAAGGTGTTCGGGGCCGACCACGCGCCCCACGGCCACGCCGAGATTCTCCTCACCCAGGTGCGCGTGCCGGCGACGAACCGGATCGGCGAGGAGGGGCAGGGCTTCGAGATTGCCCAGGCGCGCCTGGGGCCCGGGCGGATCCACCACTGCATGCGGCTCATCGGCTGTGCCCAGCGGGCCCTGGAGATGATGTGCCGGCGGGTGGAGAGCCGGGTCGCGTTCGGCAAGAAGCTTAGCGAGCAGGGGTCGATCCGCGAGGACATCGCGCGCTCGGCCTGTGAGATCGAGCAAGCGCGCCTGCTCACGCTGCGCGCCGCTGCCCGGATGGACCAGTGCTCCTACAAGGCGGCGCGCGACCTGATCGCCATGATCAAGATCGTCGCCCCCCTGATGGCGCAACAGGTCATCGACCGCGCCATCCAGGCCCACGGGGGTGCCGGGCTGTGTCAGGATCTCTTCCTGGCTGGCGCGTTCGGGTACGCACGCTACTGCCGCATCGCCGACGGGCCGGACCAGGTCCACATGATGTCGCTCGGCAAGCAGCTCATCCGACGGTACGCGCAGCCGGGGGAGCGCCCATGA
- a CDS encoding histidine phosphatase family protein, translating into MSELYFVRHGQAAFGTENYDRLTDLGLQQSRWLGDYFAERRLRFDRVVTGGLVRHRETLNAMAGAGGLGAEAHVDARLDEYAHQALQEAYAGRMGAAPGEEAEDPRRRFYGRLERALHAWAAGDLGPGAGETWNGFGARVVAAVATACVGRGTRVLVISSGGPMAVTLGQVLELSSARAIELNMQIRNSAFTHFYFDDQRMKLASFNNVPHLDRRERWHAITLT; encoded by the coding sequence ATGTCCGAGCTGTACTTCGTTCGCCACGGGCAGGCGGCGTTCGGCACCGAGAACTACGATCGGCTGACCGACCTGGGCCTCCAGCAGTCCCGGTGGCTCGGGGACTATTTTGCGGAGCGCCGGCTACGGTTCGATCGCGTCGTCACGGGCGGACTCGTGCGCCACCGGGAGACGCTGAACGCGATGGCGGGTGCCGGGGGGTTGGGGGCCGAGGCCCACGTGGACGCGCGGCTGGACGAGTACGCCCATCAGGCCCTTCAGGAGGCCTACGCGGGCCGCATGGGGGCGGCGCCGGGGGAGGAAGCGGAGGATCCGCGCCGGCGCTTCTACGGCCGCCTCGAGCGCGCGCTTCACGCGTGGGCTGCCGGAGATCTCGGCCCGGGCGCCGGGGAGACGTGGAACGGGTTCGGCGCCCGGGTGGTTGCCGCGGTCGCGACGGCGTGCGTGGGCCGGGGCACGCGCGTCCTGGTGATCAGCTCGGGCGGGCCCATGGCCGTTACGCTCGGCCAGGTGCTCGAGCTCTCCAGCGCCCGGGCCATCGAGCTCAACATGCAGATCCGAAACAGCGCGTTTACCCACTTCTACTTCGACGACCAGCGCATGAAGCTCGCAAGCTTCAACAACGTTCCCCACCTCGATCGCCGGGAACGGTGGCACGCGATCACGTTGACGTGA